A window of Methanoregula sp. genomic DNA:
GTCTTGTCGGTGACCGGGATCTTCTTTCCCGACTGCTCCAGTGCCCGGTCAACGACATACCGCACACCGCCGCAGCACGGGACCTCCATATGGACGACCGTGATCGATTTGATCAGGTGACGGGTGAAGATCTCTGCAAGTTTTGTGATATACCCGTCAATGTCTGCATCCAGTTTCGGGCAGAAGATGATCACGATCCGGTCCCGCAGGAGTTCCGTATGAAACCCCGCGTAGGCAAAGGGAACACAATCGGCAGAGACCAGCAGGTCGGCGTTATCGAAATACGGGGCTGCCGGGTTGAGGAGCGCGAGCTGGACCGGCCACTGCCGGAGCTCGGATCCGGTTTTTTCGGATGGCTGCCGGCTGACGGCTGGCGTGGTCCTCTCAATGCTCCGGGCTGCCGATCCCGGGCAGGCGGCAAAGGGATGGTTTGCATCCGGTCCGGGGGGGCAGGTGCCGGCCGGGTGCCCGTGTACTGGCGGTTTGTGTGACGGTGTCCGGGCCGGCTTTTTGGGGTATGCGGTGTTATCGTGGTCGGGAATGGGAATCGTGTTCTCGATGAGGTACTCGATGGCAGTGTTGTAGAGGGTTTTCTGCCCGTGACCAATGAGATGTTCGAGATGGGCTTTTATCACGGGTTTTCCCTGCCGGACAATGGTCTCCATGACCGTTCTCTCGTCATATGCGACGGCTTCCCGCTCGATCACCGCAATCGCTCCCTCCGGGCAGGTGCCTATGCACGCCCCGAGACCATCGCAGAAGAGATCACTGACCAGCCGGGCTTTTCCGTCGATGAGCTGAAGGGCTCCCTCCGGACAGTCCGGGATGCATTGCCCGCATCCCGTGCATTTCGTTTCGTCGATACTGATGATCTTCCGTTTCATACACTCGCTCCCCGATGCCAGGTGATCCCCACGGCAATCGCGTTTGCGGGATCGAATGGTATCCGTCCATCCCGGTCGGGTGATTTTAACCCGGAACGGATGGTTACCCTTCCGTTAATTTTCATCGTGTTCCGCTCCTCCATTCGTTTCGTATTTCCCTTCACAGGACACATTCCTTACAGTCCTGGTCACCACAGGGGATGTTGTCGATCTTCCATTTCAGGGCCCAGCGCTTGATGCCCCGGATCACATCCACGATCTCAAGCCCGCTTTTTGTGAGCGTATACTCGGTCTTGACCGGAAATGCGGTTGCATCCACGTTCCGCATAAGAATCCCTTCGTCTTCGAGTTCCTTTAACCGCTCCGAGAGGACCTTGGGTGTGATCCCGTCTAAGGAATCCCTGAGATCCGAGAACCGGCGGGTATGGCTACTGCCCTTGTAGAGTTCCAGGATGATCAGCAGCATCCATTTCCTGGTTAAGTACCGGACCGTCTGGTTGACCGTGCATGCATCATCCATGGTATGTTTTTAGAAACTCCTGACTATTTATAATCTGGTATGTAATTCATATCTTGTATCAAAAGTATACCAAGGGAGTTGAATGATGTTCTGTAACCAGTGCGAAGAAACAGCAAAGGGGACCGGTTGTACTATAAAAGGCGTCTGTGGTAAGGACGATGAGGTCGCAGCCTTTCAGGATGTTCTCATCTATCTCTGCAAAGGGATCTCTGTCAGGAACCTTGCAGCAATGGAGAAGGGCAACGGCAATCCTGCGGCGGGCCTGTTCATCGCAGAATCCCTTTTTTCCACACTGACCAATGTGAATTTCGACAAGAAGCGCTTTTCTGACCAGATCGCCCGGGCTCTTGCGATCCGCGATGCGCTCCCCGCAGCGGGCAGTGCGGAACACGATGCCTGCACATGGAAGCCAACCGGAGACGGCGATATTCTGGAGAAGGCAAAGACCGTCGGGCTGCTTGCGACTGCCAACGAGGATATCCGCTCACTCCGGGCAACCCTTCTCTACGGGATTAAAGGGGTATCAGCCTACTACACGCATGCCGAGGTGCTTGGCAAAACCGATGCAGGCATCGAGAAGTTTCTCCAGAAGGCTCTGGTCTCTACATTACAGGATCTGACGGTTCCCGAGATGGTTGCGCTCGTGCTGGAATGCGGGAGTGTCGGGGTTACCACCCTTGCCCTGCTGGATGGGGCAAACACCTCTTCGTATGGCAACCCGCAGATCACCAGCGTCAAAACGTCGGTCGGGACCCATCCGGGCATCCTGATTACCGGCCATGACTTAAAGGACATGGCGCAGTTGCTCGAGCAGTCGAAAGATGCCGGCGTGGATGTGTACACGCACGGCGAGATGCTACCCTCGCACGCGTATCCCGCGTTCAAAAAATATCCGCACCTGTATGGCAACTATGGCGGCTCGTGGTACGCGCAGCGCGATGAATTTGAAAAGTTCAATGGCCCGGTGCTGGTCACGACCAACTGTATTGTGCCCCCGAAAGACACCTATGCCGGGCGGGTCTTCACCACCGGGCTTACCGGGTATCCGGGTGTGAAGCACATCGCCACTTCTGCTGACGGTAAGAAAGATTTTTCTGCGGTTATCGGGTATGCAAAAAAGTGCCAGCCCCCGCAGGAACTTAAGGCCGGCAGTATGGATCTCATCACCGGTTGCGCCCATGGCGCGGTGCTCGGTCTTGCCGACAAGGTGGTTGCAGCGGTAAAGAGCGGAGATATCAAACGCTTCATTGTTATGGCCGGATGCGATGGCCGGCAGAAAGAGCGGGATTACTACACGCAGTTTGCCCTCGCCCTGCCCAAAGACACGGTAATCCTCACCGCAGGCTGCGCCAAGTACCGCTACAATCACCTCAACCTCGGCACCATCGGTGGAATCCCGCGTGTGCTCGACGCAGGGCAGTGCAATGACTGCTACTCGCTGGTCGTGATTGCCCAGGCGCTCGCAAAAGCGTTCGGCGTTGGCATCAACGATCTGCCCGTCTCGTACAACATTGCATGGTACGAGCAGAAGGCAGTGCTCGTCTTACTCTCGCTCCTCTCGCTCGGTGTTAAAGACATCACGCTCGGCCCGAAACTCCCGGCATTTGTGTCGCCCACGGTGCTCGATGTGCTTGTGAAAAACTTCGATCTCAAGCCGAATACTACGGTGGAAGCCGACCTTGCACGGATGGTGCCATCCCCCTAAATCCAATACTTTTGTTGTGTGAAAAACCCCTAAGTAAAAAATTAGAATAACCGGCTTTGTTGTAACCTAAAAGAGCGACAAGCAGTCGCTGCTATGGATATGTCATATCCATGGGTCCCTGTGGCTCGACTTTCATGAATACTCTTGGGGGCTCCAGCTTATCGTGTTCTTTAATGTGATAGAGGCCGATGCCCCCATACCCCCCTATTACGATAAACTCCGCCGACCTCAAAGGGCGCCCCGCGGCGGTCAAGAACTTGCTATTTTATTATACCGATCTGCCCAGCGAGGCCCCGACGAGGCGGCCAAGCGACCCCCAAAGGGGGTGTGTCGGCTCCTAATTACGGGACAACATTATAACAATTTTCCGGCTTCTGGATTAAAAAAGAGAGATGCGTGTTCCGGGCATCCTTTGGGATTTCCCTTATTCACGCGACGTTACGATGCAGTCGTCGGAATGACGGTGGGAGTGACTACGGGTGTTGTGGCCGTTTTGAGATTAACGCTCATCAACAATGTTCCCTTGGGAGTGATGATCGAACTGCGCTTGATCAACTCCCCGTTATTGTAGACCTCAACGGTCAGGGGTATGCCGGCAGTATCAAATTTCTGGATGGATGCCTCGATAATATCGGTGCTTGTTGCCGGGACCTGGTAGAAATTCTCGCCTGTTCCGCTCACTTCGCGCAGCCTGCCGCCCGTTCCTACGGATCCGGTATACTTCGCGTCGTGCATGACACGAACCCATACACCGTTAGCGGGTATACTGGTCTGTGCCGGGATTGTGGTGACAACGGTTGGCTGCGAAGCGGGAGTCTGCTCCGGAATTACCGTAGCCACAGGTGTTGGTTCCGGTGTAGGTGCAGCCGTTGTTACCGGCGCCAGGGTAGCTGCGGTTGCAGGTACGGGGGTTGGCACGGGAGTCGGGACGCTGACCTTTGGCGAAGTTAAGGATGGGTAGATGAATACTGCACCGGCAATCAGCAGGATGACAACAACAATTGCCGCCGCGACGATGACCATCTTCCTGCCCGATGCTGCGGACGCAGGGGATTTTCCCCGGGTGGAGGGCGAAGCCTTTCGGCCCGGGCCGGTTCCCGCCGGGACATTTCTGTCCGCAGCAGGTGTACCGTTGGTTTCTGACCCGATCAGGGTTTTGAGATCTTCAGCTTCTGCAAATTCCACATATGCCGGGGCAGTGCCGGAGGGTAAGAGAGCGATCTGCTCTTTGATCTTCTGCGCCCAGTCATCCCTCTCACCGGTCCGTTGCGAACGGGGCTGCTGGGTAAAAACCAGTTGCATGGGGTTCGTCCCGCCGCTCTTTTTCAGGATAGCAAGGGATAGCGCCGGGTCACCGGACCCGCTCTCCATGGTTGTCACGGTCTCGATCGCAGCAAACGGGATCTCCTTGGTACGGGACAGATTATTACTGCTGTCCACGATGAGGAGGCGCCGGTTTGTCAGTATCGCTTCTGAGACTGCACCATCGACAAGGATGTTGTGCGTTGACAGAAGTATGGATTCATCGCTGTTCAGGTACGGAATTCCCATATATCATCTCATCTCTCTTAAGGGAAATTTGCCTTTTTTTAAGCATCAGTCTTTTTGCCATTTATTATGTAGCCTCGCCACATACCAGTTCATGGAAGTTCAATGGCAAAAAAGACCGGGTCCGTAATACGGTGTGTCACCCTGCCTGCCGGCACATTTTACAACGGGGACTGTATCAGCGGAGCAGCCCGGTATATTCCTGACGGTTCGGTAGATCTCATCATCACCGATCCCCCGTATGGCATCAACGGGGACACGCTCCATAAGCACTATAACCGCAACGAGACATTCGTTGTCGAAGGTTATGTTGAGATCCCGCAGGAAGAGTACGGGGATTTTTCCCTGCGGTGGATTCATGAAGCAGAGCGCGTCCTGCGGCCCGGCGGCTCGATCTACATAGTGTCAGGATACACCAACCTGTTCCATATCCTTGCAGCCCTGAAGACGACCGGTCTCAAAGAGGTCAACCATATCATCTGGAAATACCCCTTCGGTGTCTTTACCCGGAGGAAATTTGTATCGAGCCATTACCATATCCTCTTCTATGAAAAACCCGGTGGCCGGAGGACGTTCAACCTCGAATCCCGGTACGGCCTTGGCGAGAAGAACGCAGACGGGGGCTCGCTCAACAATACCGATCGCGAGGATGTCTGGCAGATCAACCGCGAGTACAAGCCCGGCGTGGTGAAGAACAAGAACGAACTCCCTCCCGAACTGCTCGCAAAGATGATCCAGTACAGCAGCAACGAAGGCGACCTTGTCTGCGACTTCTTCTTAGGGGGCTTTTCCACCGCAAAAGCCGCCATCGGGCTCAACCGCCGGGCAACCGGGTTTGAGTGCTCAAAGGCAATCTTCGATACCCGGATCAAGGAGATAAAGGGAATGGAGCCCGGTTCACTTGTACCCCTGTTACGCGAACCGGCAATCCAGCTGAGGAAAAACCGGCGGAAAGCCTGGACCGACACGGACATCCGGTATCTTATGGGAGAGTTCAGGAAGCGCCGTGACCGGGGCGAGACCAAGAAAGCGATCGTTGCGGCGCTGGGAGAAAGTCTTGGGCGCGGGCGCTGGGCGATAGAGAAAGCGCTGAAGAAATATGACCCTGACCGTGAGCCGTGACCTGCGAATTTATGCGGCCAGCACCTCATACCTCTACCGGGAAAAAATGAGATGAGATCAGTGCTTGGCAAACTTCATGTCCCAGAAGATGTTCTTGCCGGATGCTTTGAGCGGGATGCCATAGGCAACGCTGCATTCTTTGAGGAAACCCATCTGCAGGGCAATGACACCGGCGCTGAACATGATCCGGTTGTCCACGTTGTGGATGCTGGCAGTTTTTACCGCTGAACCAACCGCGATGCCGAGATCGGAGATCTTCATGACACAGTTCGGGCCCGGGTAGAGTGACTTTTTATTCTTTCCCGCTTTTGCCGCTCTTGCCATCTCTGCACAGGTGGCATGCCCGCACCCGCTGCAGTTGATGCCCAGCACTTTCTGGCCTTCAATCCCGATAAGAAGCGTGGCATCGCTCACTTTTACCTGCTCGCCATTGATCCAGAAAAAGTCCATCCCGATCTCTTTTCCCACCTTGATCATCTGGTTTGCGAGTTTCTCCTGGTCCTTACCGGTCAGGATCTCGATATGGATCGAATCAAGCCCTACTGCCTTTGGTGCGGTCCGTGCCGAGAGTGCCATGAGTCCGGCTACGGACTTTACGGCATCTGATTCTACAGTCATGCACGATTGTTGGCAGGTGAGGACAAAAAGAGATCGGCTCCTCCGTTATCGGCAGAGTGCCCGGGAAAAAAAGGTTGTTTACGATCGGCAAAGAATCACCAGGTTTTCTGTCGGGTGATGACCGCTTGCCTGTTTTCATCGCACGCAGGTCCCGCCGATCCTGCACAGGATGGACCTGTTCATATTTTTGTTTCGCAAAGAACATACGTTCCGTATGCCGCATCAGGGATAGGGGGTATCTGTCCGCGAGTGCGGCGTCGCCCTGTTTTTGGATCAGCACCGGATCCTTACTTTTGGACGATGAGTTTGTGCGCTGCGGTGTCAACCTTGTAGGACTTCGGGCGTTCAAGCAGATCGAGCGCGTTGATCTTCATGTCCACGAGCTCGGCGTAATTGAAGGACTCGTTTTTCTTCTCGCCTTTCTCGGTCCAGAAAACAACGATGCCATTCTCCATCTTTTTACTGGTCACAATGTCCTGCATGTTCTTCAATCGGGAATGGGAGGTAATGAATATTTCTGTCAGGAATTTTTTTTGGGTATAGTGTCCTTTCATCCACCACCTTTTTAAAAAACCCGACTTAAAAGAGAATAACAATTTTCATTACCCGTGATTCATATAATCCACGTAACCGTGGAAACTCACATGCAGGTGTTAGAGCGATGATACAGGACACAGCGACTTTCCTGGAACTTGTTGAGGAGGTCAGGATCGGCGACCTGCTCAAAAGCGAAGGCGATAAACGCTACGAAGCCAGCGGTGTCCACTTGAAGGATGGTTATCTCCACATTATTTTCGATGACGATCCGCACCTTTTGCGCCTCAGGCTGGATTGGCGCCACGCGGGAGAGGAGCCTGTCCTGCTGGATTTGAAAGGCACGGCACCGGGTTATGAAGATATCACGTACCAGTCATCAACCCACCGGTGGTATTGCCTGATCGAGACCGCCGGAACAAAGTCGGGCATCTTCAAGCCGCACATCGATGAGTTTGATGAATCGTTCACTTTTATCAAAAGTTACTGTCTGGACTTCCCGTTCAAAGCCGGCAACAAGGGTTTCGAGGGCTTGTCGACCCTTAGCTATGCCGGGAACGATTACCTGCTCGGCCTGTGCGAGGGAAATAAATGCAAAAGCGGCAGCGCGGGAGCTGAACCGGGAAAGGGACGTATCCAGGTCTTCAGGCGGGCTTTGGAAAACTGGGAGCATATCGGAACCATACGGCTGCCAAAAGCGGTGCGTTTCAGGGACTACTCCAGCCTTGATTTCTGCAATGGCTGTCTGACGGTAATCTCGCAGTCTTCATCGGCCATGTGGGTTGGGCGCATTCGTGCGGAGTCGGCCGGTCCGGAAGACCTATTTACTGATGATGGAGAGTTGTTCCTGTTCCCACGCGACGATAAAGATCGGATTATGTACTGCAACCTGGAAGGTGTGACATGGCTGGGAAACGACCGGTTGGTAGTTGTCTCGGATAAAGCGAAGTCCGATCAGCCCAATCGCTGTGCCTGTAAAGACCAGTCGATCCACATCTTCAAAATTCCGGCTGCAGGCCTGCCCACGAATTAAACTGGTATGAATAGTTGCATCAGAAAAGAATCAGACCCTGTGTGATAAAATGCTGCCGGGGAATCTGATTTTTAACGTCGAATGTTTTTTTTAAAATCCCCGTCAATTGTGTTATTAAAAAAGAGTGAACCATCCGGCACTCACTTCGGCTTGTAATAGCCCCATTTCTTAAGCGCTTCGGCCAGTTCCTTTGCCTTTTTTGCCTTCACGTCGAGCGTGATGCCTTCCTGCCATGCTTCAATCGCCTGCATGGTTGCTTTCGCTCCTGCCCTTGTCCCCTTCGGGTGGC
This region includes:
- a CDS encoding 4Fe-4S binding protein, giving the protein MKRKIISIDETKCTGCGQCIPDCPEGALQLIDGKARLVSDLFCDGLGACIGTCPEGAIAVIEREAVAYDERTVMETIVRQGKPVIKAHLEHLIGHGQKTLYNTAIEYLIENTIPIPDHDNTAYPKKPARTPSHKPPVHGHPAGTCPPGPDANHPFAACPGSAARSIERTTPAVSRQPSEKTGSELRQWPVQLALLNPAAPYFDNADLLVSADCVPFAYAGFHTELLRDRIVIIFCPKLDADIDGYITKLAEIFTRHLIKSITVVHMEVPCCGGVRYVVDRALEQSGKKIPVTDKTITIDGSIAP
- a CDS encoding helix-turn-helix domain-containing protein, whose translation is MDDACTVNQTVRYLTRKWMLLIILELYKGSSHTRRFSDLRDSLDGITPKVLSERLKELEDEGILMRNVDATAFPVKTEYTLTKSGLEIVDVIRGIKRWALKWKIDNIPCGDQDCKECVL
- the hcp gene encoding hydroxylamine reductase, whose translation is MFCNQCEETAKGTGCTIKGVCGKDDEVAAFQDVLIYLCKGISVRNLAAMEKGNGNPAAGLFIAESLFSTLTNVNFDKKRFSDQIARALAIRDALPAAGSAEHDACTWKPTGDGDILEKAKTVGLLATANEDIRSLRATLLYGIKGVSAYYTHAEVLGKTDAGIEKFLQKALVSTLQDLTVPEMVALVLECGSVGVTTLALLDGANTSSYGNPQITSVKTSVGTHPGILITGHDLKDMAQLLEQSKDAGVDVYTHGEMLPSHAYPAFKKYPHLYGNYGGSWYAQRDEFEKFNGPVLVTTNCIVPPKDTYAGRVFTTGLTGYPGVKHIATSADGKKDFSAVIGYAKKCQPPQELKAGSMDLITGCAHGAVLGLADKVVAAVKSGDIKRFIVMAGCDGRQKERDYYTQFALALPKDTVILTAGCAKYRYNHLNLGTIGGIPRVLDAGQCNDCYSLVVIAQALAKAFGVGINDLPVSYNIAWYEQKAVLVLLSLLSLGVKDITLGPKLPAFVSPTVLDVLVKNFDLKPNTTVEADLARMVPSP
- a CDS encoding PH domain-containing protein, producing MGIPYLNSDESILLSTHNILVDGAVSEAILTNRRLLIVDSSNNLSRTKEIPFAAIETVTTMESGSGDPALSLAILKKSGGTNPMQLVFTQQPRSQRTGERDDWAQKIKEQIALLPSGTAPAYVEFAEAEDLKTLIGSETNGTPAADRNVPAGTGPGRKASPSTRGKSPASAASGRKMVIVAAAIVVVILLIAGAVFIYPSLTSPKVSVPTPVPTPVPATAATLAPVTTAAPTPEPTPVATVIPEQTPASQPTVVTTIPAQTSIPANGVWVRVMHDAKYTGSVGTGGRLREVSGTGENFYQVPATSTDIIEASIQKFDTAGIPLTVEVYNNGELIKRSSIITPKGTLLMSVNLKTATTPVVTPTVIPTTAS
- a CDS encoding site-specific DNA-methyltransferase, yielding MAKKTGSVIRCVTLPAGTFYNGDCISGAARYIPDGSVDLIITDPPYGINGDTLHKHYNRNETFVVEGYVEIPQEEYGDFSLRWIHEAERVLRPGGSIYIVSGYTNLFHILAALKTTGLKEVNHIIWKYPFGVFTRRKFVSSHYHILFYEKPGGRRTFNLESRYGLGEKNADGGSLNNTDREDVWQINREYKPGVVKNKNELPPELLAKMIQYSSNEGDLVCDFFLGGFSTAKAAIGLNRRATGFECSKAIFDTRIKEIKGMEPGSLVPLLREPAIQLRKNRRKAWTDTDIRYLMGEFRKRRDRGETKKAIVAALGESLGRGRWAIEKALKKYDPDREP
- a CDS encoding DUF2148 domain-containing protein, whose amino-acid sequence is MTVESDAVKSVAGLMALSARTAPKAVGLDSIHIEILTGKDQEKLANQMIKVGKEIGMDFFWINGEQVKVSDATLLIGIEGQKVLGINCSGCGHATCAEMARAAKAGKNKKSLYPGPNCVMKISDLGIAVGSAVKTASIHNVDNRIMFSAGVIALQMGFLKECSVAYGIPLKASGKNIFWDMKFAKH